In a single window of the Cydia strobilella chromosome 13, ilCydStro3.1, whole genome shotgun sequence genome:
- the LOC134746900 gene encoding putative ankyrin repeat protein RF_0381, translating into MAQPDHGQPSEEESDNSCDHNFSWTSLHSDTSDGYFTTVKKRQTQNEAVSDPALEKAVHFLLSDNDLILACELGDNDLIEKLIREGVNVNLRDPIGRTALHFAVHNGNIRAIKMLLEAGASTTVMDNVGLTPLQICIMRRPSVEIAKLLFSYGAVILPRVKPLSTGLFLQFTMMCIPTPEETELLALLLEKGALINDPNVPGGRSVLHFAAMSNNCKLIQVLIELGADIFAKNHRGETPYDVAVTFKCKEAMNCLKDHMNLSPSKS; encoded by the exons ATGGCCCAGCCCGATCACGGTCAAC CTTCCGAAGAAGAATCAGATAACTCTTGTGATCACAACTTTAGCTGGACCTCACTCCACTCGGACACTTCCGATGGCTATTTCACGACGGTTAAGAAACGCCAAACTCAGAACGAAGCAGTATCGGATCCTGCATTGGAGAAAGCTGTCCATTTCCTCCTATCTGATAACGATCTAATTTTAGCTTGTGAGCTTGGTGACAATGATCTAATTGAAAAGTTAATCAG agagGGTGTAAACGTAAATCTGAGGGATCCGATCGGTAGAACTGCACTGCATTTTGCAGTGCACAATGGTAACATTAGGGCTATCAAAATGCTGCTTGAAGCAGGAGCGAGTACAACTGTAATGGATAATGTCGGTCTGACCCCACTTCAAATATGCATCATGAGGag GCCATCTGTGGAAATTGCAAAGCTTTTATTTAGCTACGGAGCTGTCATTTTACCTCGGGTAAAACCTCTGAGCACAGGATTATTTTTAC AATTTACCATGATGTGTATTCCAACACCAGAAGAGACTGAACTTCTTGCTTTGCTCCTTGAAAAAGGGGCCTTGATCAACGATCCTAATGTACCAGGTGGTCGATCAGTGTTACATTTCGCTGCTATGAGCAATAATTGCAAGCTCATTCAGGTCTTAATCGAACTTGGAGCCgatatttttgccaaaaaccaCAGGGGTGAGACCCCTTACGATGTTGCTGTAACTTTTAAGTGTAAAGAAGCAATGAACTGTTTAAAGGATCACATGAATCTTAGTCCAAGCAAAAGCTGA